ATGAAAccaacaatgtttttaaattaatctcTTCGAAAAAGTCGTTTCCTGAtagaatatattgtttttttgtttaattgcaaaGTCATATGCTTACATATCGACAAACCATACATACTTTTAAATTCGGATGTATCtactttgaatttatttttgaaacatgtaaaacataataaaggTAAAATTGTCCCTTAAGCGTTATCTTAACAATCTGTTTTCGAATTTAGTCCCACTGCATTGGATAGAATGACTAATAAGTGTTAGTTCGTTAACTTGGTAGAACATTGAAAAAGATCATTGTTAACGCTTTTCAAAAGAATTGTCAAACGACTCAATATTTACTCAGTTAACTTCCATATATAATATTAACCCTTGAAGTAGCATTAGGTGGGTAAGGTGGGGTAATGCCAAAACATTGAATTGGGCATGCCAAATGACTTATTTGCTTTTAGACCTCCTCCGTCCCCCCTCCCGCAATTGTTCAACCTTAAAGATTATGAAAAGTGACTAGAATAACTtgcaataataaatatcaataaatgttttatttttgtttgtgttgacgtatttgattgtcatattaaagtatATAAGTGTAGAATTTTCAACCATGGTATGATAAAAGAGTATAGTGCTGCATAGGGGTAAAGCATTGACCTCAATTTGTACTGGGTTTTATCTGTTTTTTCTGATTAATTTACTTCCTGGTCTGTCACagctaaaatatttgtttaaaatataatttaagtagAAACATTATACTGTGCGGTAGGAAGGAAGACTGTTCGGGTCTGGTTGAAATtggatttatatattatatctttGTATTGCGCATGAACACAAACAAATTTTCCCACAATGGATAGTATGTATATAgcattatatttaataactgtCGTGGCTGGAGAAAGTTGTCCACATGAAGTTTATTACCGCTGTTCAAATTGCGATACGAAGTCGATTTGTATTCAGTGCAAAGTAGGATTTTGGAACTTAGCCTCGAATTGTTCAAATACTTGTATTTCACAAACGTGTACGTGTACTAGCTATAAAGAATGTCTCTCATGTAAGGACGGACATTATGGGATAGAAAATAACTGTAATCGAAAATGCTCGAATGGATGCAATGGTGAAACATGTAACTCTGACGGAACGTGTTTGTGTAAGCATGACTTTACTGGAAATACATGTGACTCTTGTGTAGATGGAAAGTACGGAGCAAATTGCTCTGTGCAATGCAGCCTAGGTTGTGATGGAAACGTTTGCGAATCGCGTAATGGAACATGCAAATGCCGAAAAAATTATAGTGGTGAACTATGTGAATATTGCGTTGCAGGTCACTACGGAAAAGACTGTTCAAAAACATGTAGCCTGGGCTGCTTTCCACGAACATGTTCTTTTACTGACGGACATTGTGATTGTGACGAATATTACACCGGTGATAAATGTGATTCGTGTGTAGATGGCAAGTATGGAGCACAGTGCATCTTGCAATGTAGCCGCGGTTGTGAGAGTAACACTTGCACTTTAAAAGACGGATCATGCAACTGCAGCATAAATTTTACTGGTAGAAAATGTGACAAATGTATAAATGGTCGTCATGGGGAAGACTGTTCAAAAACATGTAGTCTGGGTTGCTTAGAAAACAGATGCTCTGCTATTGATGGAAAGTGTGCTTGTAGAGACTTTTACACAGGAGATAAATGTGACGTTTGTGTAGACGGGGAGTACGGTGGACATTGTTTGGATACAAGTGAGTTTTGTCATCGATGTTATTCTTTTATATCCgatcatcattttaaaaatatttactgaaaCAATAAACAGTTCACAGTGTTTCgataaaattcatttatatgaTAAGTGACCAAGTTTGCAAAAACATGTCTTAAGCCCTATATGACGgaaacaaatgtcaaatatcAATGGTATACTCACTGTTTTCTGTTCATGCCAATGGCAAGACCTTCATGTTCTACAACTGTTGCAGTACAAAAGCAAATACGGAATTTAAAACACCGTACAGTACTTGGTATCAtctattaataattaatttaaatattcgACGTTACATGTGCTGTAAGAATAACACTTCGAGGTAGGAGTGGTAGCATATTTATACGTCAAAGTGTAGTTTAAACAGACGTTCGGTGAGAAATACACAGTAATTATCTGCAAAGTGTTTACTACTTGGTTCTTACAATACAATATGCATGATGTATTGCTATTTAAATCAGCGCCTGAAGTCATCATGGAAACAAAATGTACCAACGtgcttttttatcataaatgttataGACGTATGCAATTACAGTACATATCGATTTGCAAAATACCCCTGGGCTTgcattcaatattcaacttaagttatttttatgGTCATATattattgacttcattcactacATTGGTCAATTATTAACACGTAATCCGATTATCTTTATCGTTCTTAAAACAATTAAGACAAAtaatgaataccagccctggttACACCATTGCCCGTAGCAATAAATGAAAGCTATTTTGAgcatatgaatataaacattattgtcTGCGTAAGTCAAAACCTAATTACAATGGAAATCTGTATTCACAAGAACATTATAGTTAAATACAGTTTAATTTGTGTTTACtcaaattactttaaatatgtGCTCACTGAAATTTGTAAGGCAGAAAAACGTGAAAAATATGATTGAGAAATGAACTTTTAATCAGTTGAAGTGACCAATACTAAAAACATACTTTACGATGGAAATGTAATAAGTTTCATTTACGTTTGGTTGTCACAATGGGAAATATTGCAACCGTATACTCAATTAAAGAACTGTCCCTTTTatttcatgattgaaattactaacatattacaaaaatgtCCTTTATGATTGAAACGTTTACCTAAATGATGTTTTAGTGTTACCCAGCATCTTAGGCATACGTGTTGTTAACAGTAAACGGAATTAAATGGCTTTAAATCATTTGTTGATCAGTTGACGTTTTCAAACagtatattgttattgtaccACTCGTCCGTTATTTATCAATAACCCAACCATGAactaaaattcatcaaaatct
This genomic stretch from Mya arenaria isolate MELC-2E11 chromosome 10, ASM2691426v1 harbors:
- the LOC128206187 gene encoding multiple epidermal growth factor-like domains protein 10, which produces MDSMYIALYLITVVAGESCPHEVYYRCSNCDTKSICIQCKVGFWNLASNCSNTCISQTCTCTSYKECLSCKDGHYGIENNCNRKCSNGCNGETCNSDGTCLCKHDFTGNTCDSCVDGKYGANCSVQCSLGCDGNVCESRNGTCKCRKNYSGELCEYCVAGHYGKDCSKTCSLGCFPRTCSFTDGHCDCDEYYTGDKCDSCVDGKYGAQCILQCSRGCESNTCTLKDGSCNCSINFTGRKCDKCINGRHGEDCSKTCSLGCLENRCSAIDGKCACRDFYTGDKCDVCVDGEYGGHCLDTMEQTHVNQTNKFSAGALTGGVISAVVVLVAAVALIVFVRRRLALVEAHSHYTDQNTTNPGGEAAQTGPYEALNTTRTEESDNTYTRLFLTGQAEMTERVNTDSSAMIMLNVIGGNLPKSNLYETLNATRLKEDDSNDNYRTLPATEQIGYTDCGNSENISINNPTISSDPHSYANMMLKK